CGGCAATATTGTGACAATCGTCCCGGGTACGGGCATGAATCATAGTATATAAATTATACGGCCAATCCGGACAGGTCACGCGGGCATAGCAATGGGTTACCGCAGGATTATCAACCATAATCCTGCTAATCTCATCAATCCTATTTTCCGGCACAAGCCAGGCACATAAAGCATTGGCATTATATCCCACTTCCCTATGGCGCAGTACTGCACCCAGCTTACGCATTTGACCGCCTTGACGAAAGTTATTTAACCGTAGCAAAAGTTCTTCTTCCGTAATGCCTATTTTTTTGGCTAACTGCTGATACGGTTCTGCGATTAGAGGAAAATCCTCTTGCATTGCCGCAATAATTCTTTTATCTAATTCGTCTAAATGCATACGCCACCGCCTTATAATTGAAACTCAACACTGACTTTATACTTTTTTATCGCCGGCAAACTCAATAATTTACTTACTCCGGGCATAGCTCTAATTTCATCTAATATCTTTTCTTGTTGATTTTGATCGGCAGTCAACAAGGTAAACCACAGATTATACTCGCCTTCCCGTTCATAATTATGAGTAATGCCGGGATATCGGTTAATCGCCGCGGCTATTGCGGGAATACATTCCGGCGGAGCTTTAAGCGCAGCCAATGTGCTGACATAGCCTAGTCGGGCCGAATCAAAAAACGGCCCAATTCGCCGGATGTAACCGTGCGACTTAAGCCAGGCAAGACGTTCCAGCACAGTAGTTTCATCAGTTCCCAACTCTTTTGCAACTTCAGCGAACGGCCGGCTGGTAAGCGGCAAATTCGTCTGAATGTAATTTAGCAAATGTTTATCAAAATCCGTAAGCATACGCATGTTATTCCTCCGTTAGTAATTAAGTTGTATTACTAAGCTTATCAAATGCCCGAACTATCCTAAAAAACTAAACGTTATAAGGCAAAGGAACCGCAGAGACGCAGAGAACACAGAGGGACACAGAGAATGGATAACCAAGAACGTTGAAAAAACATAAATAATTATTCCCTCTGTGTTTCTCTGCGCCCTCTGCGCCTCTGCGGTAAACGTTCTCCATTTTCATTCCTTGTGGTGTCCAATATATGGCGAACAGCTAAACTAAGGAATGGGACAGCTTCCTTGCCGTCCCATCAGCATAATTTTGATTATTATTTTAACAGAATATTTCTAATAACGTCAAGAATTTCCGCCCGTCCTTGCCCGTTTTCCGCGGAGAAAGCAATAATTGGATTAGCTGCAGCAGTTAGTTTAATTTCTTTGCGAATGATTTCAAGGTGGGACTTTATCCGGCCTTTAGCTATCTTGTCAGCCTTGGTGGCGACTACTTGAACAGGTAAATTATGAGTGGTAAGCCATTCATAAACCTTGACATCACTTGCCATAGGCGGATGCCGAATATCAATCAATTGGCACACCAAAACCAGCCGCGTAGATTTAAGCCAATATTCCTGAATAAACTTGGACCATTCCTGCCTGGCGGACCTGCCGGTACGGGCGTAGCCGTAGCCCGGCAAATCAACTAAAAAGAAATCGTGCCTGAAATCTCCAGTTTTTGCCGACAGTCGATAAAAATTAAGGGTCTGTGTCTTTCCAGGAGTAGAGCTGATGCGGGCTAATCCATGCCTGCGGCATAAAGAATTGATGAGAGAGGATTTGCCCACATTAGAGCGGCCGATAAATGCTATTTCGGTTAACTCTCCCTCCGGATACTGGTCAAACTTTACAGCGGATGCAACGTACTGAGCATCTACTATATTAAATGACTCCGTATCATTATCATTCATCCTTCGCTCACCAATGCTGCTTTTAGAACCTCATCCATGTGCTCAACCCAAATAAATTCAACGCTACGCTTAACATTGGCGGGTATTTCATCCAGATCCCGCTTGTTTTCCTTAGGCAACATAAC
This window of the Methylomusa anaerophila genome carries:
- the ahbB gene encoding siroheme decarboxylase subunit beta, whose amino-acid sequence is MHLDELDKRIIAAMQEDFPLIAEPYQQLAKKIGITEEELLLRLNNFRQGGQMRKLGAVLRHREVGYNANALCAWLVPENRIDEISRIMVDNPAVTHCYARVTCPDWPYNLYTMIHARTRDDCHNIAGTLAELAGLNQYIMLYSTHEWKKASMRYFPEYADS
- the ahbA gene encoding siroheme decarboxylase subunit alpha gives rise to the protein MLTDFDKHLLNYIQTNLPLTSRPFAEVAKELGTDETTVLERLAWLKSHGYIRRIGPFFDSARLGYVSTLAALKAPPECIPAIAAAINRYPGITHNYEREGEYNLWFTLLTADQNQQEKILDEIRAMPGVSKLLSLPAIKKYKVSVEFQL
- the yihA gene encoding ribosome biogenesis GTP-binding protein YihA/YsxC, translated to MNDNDTESFNIVDAQYVASAVKFDQYPEGELTEIAFIGRSNVGKSSLINSLCRRHGLARISSTPGKTQTLNFYRLSAKTGDFRHDFFLVDLPGYGYARTGRSARQEWSKFIQEYWLKSTRLVLVCQLIDIRHPPMASDVKVYEWLTTHNLPVQVVATKADKIAKGRIKSHLEIIRKEIKLTAAANPIIAFSAENGQGRAEILDVIRNILLK